Proteins co-encoded in one Dehalogenimonas sp. WBC-2 genomic window:
- a CDS encoding phosphomannomutase/phosphoglucosamine mutase: MVLKQRLFGSSGIRRLADDGLSSIAFNAGIAIGERYKQVVVGGDTRLSTKHLKSCLFNGLNLSGDAVIHDAGMIPTPTLAYAARRFDVGLMVTASHNPPEYNGIKFWNPDGAAFNDEQEIQIESRIHVLETLFDSKNIKLTLVKQFPDAVDQHIERILYDFNGNLAGLKIVIDCGGGAASVITPELLQLMGATPYQLYCKPKPYFPRASEPTNESLKDLKQKILETRSTIGLAHDGDADRLVVLTDEGVLVPGDKLFIILARQLKVQEVVTAIDASMIIEESGLKVKRTRVGDSAISAELKISGSGFGGEPCGAWIFPKVSLCPDGIYAAAMVAAIASDQNIAKLVNDIPSYPIFRGTIKLDRHPDLLDIEKSLMQFEPNSIERTDGIRFNLQNGWLLVRLSGTEPVIRLTVESKSAMEAKTIFEKAEYILKMACA, from the coding sequence ATGGTGTTGAAACAGCGTCTTTTTGGCAGTTCAGGTATCAGAAGGCTCGCCGATGACGGGCTGAGCAGTATTGCATTTAATGCGGGAATAGCGATTGGTGAAAGATATAAGCAAGTTGTTGTTGGCGGAGACACTCGGCTTTCAACTAAACATTTAAAAAGTTGTCTGTTCAATGGCCTAAATTTGTCCGGTGATGCCGTAATCCATGACGCTGGGATGATACCAACGCCCACGCTAGCTTACGCCGCTAGACGTTTCGATGTAGGGCTGATGGTTACGGCTTCTCACAATCCACCAGAGTACAATGGCATTAAATTTTGGAACCCAGACGGTGCCGCCTTCAACGATGAACAAGAAATCCAGATTGAATCCAGGATTCATGTGCTAGAAACGTTGTTTGATAGTAAAAACATTAAACTAACTTTGGTGAAACAATTTCCCGATGCAGTTGATCAACACATCGAAAGGATCCTATACGATTTTAACGGCAACTTAGCTGGACTTAAAATTGTTATTGATTGTGGGGGTGGTGCGGCCTCAGTGATTACTCCTGAACTTTTACAGCTGATGGGGGCAACACCATATCAGCTGTATTGTAAACCGAAGCCTTACTTTCCCAGGGCAAGTGAACCAACGAATGAAAGTCTCAAAGACCTTAAGCAAAAGATATTAGAAACCCGTTCAACGATAGGTTTAGCCCATGACGGCGATGCCGACAGATTGGTTGTACTAACTGATGAAGGGGTTTTAGTTCCTGGCGACAAGCTATTTATCATCCTGGCACGTCAGTTAAAAGTTCAAGAAGTTGTGACGGCCATTGATGCTTCAATGATTATTGAGGAATCTGGATTGAAAGTTAAGCGTACACGGGTTGGTGACAGTGCTATTTCAGCTGAGCTAAAAATTTCCGGTAGCGGGTTTGGCGGCGAACCATGTGGAGCTTGGATTTTCCCAAAAGTTTCCCTCTGTCCTGATGGAATCTACGCTGCCGCTATGGTTGCGGCAATCGCGAGTGATCAAAATATAGCCAAATTGGTCAACGACATTCCTTCTTACCCCATTTTTCGCGGTACTATCAAGTTGGATAGACACCCTGATCTTCTTGATATCGAGAAGAGTCTGATGCAGTTTGAGCCGAACAGTATTGAGCGAACAGACGGAATTAGATTCAATCTGCAAAACGGGTGGTTATTAGTCAGGCTTTCTGGTACAGAACCGGTTATCAGATTGACCGTAGAATCAAAAAGTGCGATGGAAGCCAAAACTATCTTTGAAAAAGCCGAATATATACTAAAAATGGCTTGTGCATAA